The Fibrobacter sp. genome includes a region encoding these proteins:
- a CDS encoding AI-2E family transporter: protein MAEKSKRKPKKKVNTEEPVPDKSSIEPKGETAPQSNPQTPGKLLSHATVLSLLLAATVAFFPMAYIFLVPLALAATISALTFPVYKFLLKKLRNKKFLASFICCAGLVLLVLIPLYIFIHLIVNQIIEILPAAIPWVREFLKTWREQPIIAWFLKTPIGKYAVEQVEWESVGQEIIKNSASAASLVLNRTYAGVFGVAFDLLMAILLLFYFYIDGERIIENFKSLLPIKKSQKDMIVSRFTLISRATVLGTLIIGLVDGLLGGLTLLIFGVKGWLIWGFIMVILSILPVVGVSIVLVPIGIVQILIGRVWQGIGILVTHFLVVSNADNVIRPRVVGSSARMHDVIILISTIGGLSIFGITGFIIGPIIASFFLTALDIYKEEFCEDLPEGCINHASQKPAIREP, encoded by the coding sequence ATGGCTGAAAAATCCAAAAGGAAGCCAAAAAAGAAGGTAAACACTGAAGAGCCGGTTCCCGATAAATCTTCAATAGAACCCAAAGGAGAAACTGCCCCTCAAAGTAATCCTCAAACTCCCGGGAAACTGCTATCCCACGCCACTGTACTCAGTTTACTCCTGGCAGCAACAGTTGCATTCTTCCCTATGGCCTATATCTTTCTTGTACCTCTGGCACTTGCAGCCACTATTTCGGCACTTACTTTTCCAGTCTATAAATTTCTCCTTAAAAAACTGAGAAACAAAAAATTCCTGGCATCGTTTATCTGCTGTGCAGGTTTGGTTCTCCTTGTCCTTATACCTTTGTACATTTTCATACATCTCATAGTAAATCAGATAATAGAGATACTCCCTGCTGCTATCCCATGGGTGCGTGAATTCCTGAAGACCTGGCGGGAACAGCCGATAATCGCCTGGTTTTTAAAAACGCCTATAGGGAAATACGCTGTGGAACAGGTTGAATGGGAATCCGTGGGACAGGAGATTATCAAGAATAGTGCTTCTGCCGCATCCCTTGTCCTTAACAGAACTTATGCTGGTGTCTTCGGAGTTGCCTTTGATCTGCTTATGGCAATTCTCCTTCTGTTTTATTTCTACATTGACGGAGAGAGAATAATCGAAAATTTCAAATCTCTTCTTCCAATCAAAAAATCCCAGAAAGACATGATTGTGTCCCGTTTTACACTGATTTCCCGTGCTACCGTCCTTGGAACTTTGATAATCGGTCTTGTTGACGGCCTTCTGGGAGGATTGACTCTCCTTATTTTTGGTGTTAAAGGCTGGCTTATCTGGGGTTTTATAATGGTGATTCTCTCTATACTTCCTGTAGTTGGTGTATCGATTGTACTGGTACCCATTGGAATAGTCCAGATATTGATTGGGAGGGTCTGGCAGGGAATAGGAATCCTGGTGACCCATTTCCTGGTTGTCAGCAATGCGGACAATGTGATACGTCCGCGGGTTGTGGGAAGCAGCGCACGAATGCATGATGTGATAATTCTTATTTCAACAATCGGAGGTTTGAGTATCTTTGGAATCACAGGCTTTATCATTGGGCCAATAATTGCCTCGTTTTTCCTCACCGCACTGGATATTTACAAAGAAGAGTTCTGTGAAGATCTTCCTGAAGGCTGCATTAATCATGCTTCACAGAAGCCTGCAATACGGGAACCCTGA
- a CDS encoding dockerin, producing the protein MKRFMFFPCALVTVFCISAEILTPDRMTVWDPGVPGGISVPSENIINVIDFGADSTGKADCKDAITRAIEAVPSEGGVVYFPAGSYYFSGTISIGKNNVVIRGDGYDKTKLLHDHTGLCFDVVAYKRGQWQNLPGGFTKGSKTVTVDDGSKFTVGAFAEIQQANDPPLMYTDQAWIQSWADNAVGQLFEVVNIEGNNVTFRTPLHYDVRSDLNPQIRPQGFVRGVGFENFYIERLQEGNSTFQFKNAAYCWVRNIESYHTRKMHITNNTTIGCEFRDSYFHRSFSYGDGGAGYGVEFGFHSTDGLCENNIFDSLRHAMMVHIGTVGCVFGYNYSINPVQGEGETNLNTGWDPCDISLHGHYAQMNLFEGNVVQEIGIADYWGPMGPGNTFLRNVVQGPGIYLSDNSHLQNLVGNTSKKWIDDGSSTGTIRHGEKVNGVYVWDESIENRVILVSYYLKNKPAFYGSMEWPSIGSDIENGKNPAQLRWESGKLITGIEKRIYKRPVTVPEKGGCLQKVFDLRGRMMVLPEAAFMSRPGISSGIYIYTDNSRKTTQFLR; encoded by the coding sequence ATGAAACGATTTATGTTTTTTCCCTGTGCACTGGTAACAGTGTTCTGCATCTCAGCAGAGATTTTGACTCCTGACCGTATGACAGTCTGGGATCCCGGAGTACCTGGAGGAATTTCAGTTCCCTCTGAGAACATTATCAATGTCATTGATTTCGGTGCTGATTCAACCGGAAAAGCTGATTGTAAAGATGCTATAACAAGGGCAATAGAAGCGGTCCCTTCTGAGGGCGGAGTTGTATACTTCCCTGCAGGCAGCTATTATTTCAGCGGCACTATTTCTATCGGCAAAAATAATGTTGTCATTCGCGGAGACGGCTATGATAAAACAAAACTGCTTCACGATCACACCGGACTCTGTTTCGATGTGGTAGCGTACAAAAGGGGGCAATGGCAGAATCTGCCGGGCGGATTTACAAAAGGATCAAAAACAGTTACAGTCGATGATGGCAGCAAATTTACTGTTGGCGCTTTCGCTGAGATCCAGCAGGCAAATGATCCCCCTCTGATGTACACTGATCAAGCATGGATTCAGTCATGGGCTGATAATGCTGTTGGCCAGCTTTTCGAAGTTGTAAATATAGAAGGTAACAACGTGACATTCCGCACTCCACTCCATTATGATGTCAGATCCGATCTCAATCCGCAAATCAGACCCCAGGGTTTTGTGCGCGGTGTAGGGTTTGAAAATTTTTACATCGAAAGACTTCAGGAAGGAAACAGTACATTTCAGTTCAAGAACGCGGCCTACTGCTGGGTAAGAAATATCGAAAGTTATCACACACGGAAAATGCACATAACGAACAACACGACAATTGGTTGTGAATTTCGTGACAGCTATTTTCACAGATCCTTTTCTTATGGAGATGGTGGAGCTGGTTACGGGGTTGAGTTCGGCTTTCACTCAACTGACGGGCTCTGTGAAAACAATATCTTTGATTCCCTGCGTCATGCGATGATGGTGCATATTGGAACAGTAGGATGCGTATTCGGGTACAACTATTCGATTAATCCGGTACAGGGTGAGGGAGAAACAAATCTCAATACAGGATGGGATCCATGCGATATCTCTCTTCATGGTCATTATGCACAGATGAACCTTTTTGAAGGTAATGTAGTTCAGGAGATTGGAATTGCAGACTACTGGGGGCCGATGGGGCCGGGGAATACATTTCTTAGAAATGTTGTTCAGGGACCTGGAATTTATCTCTCCGATAACTCCCATTTACAGAATCTGGTAGGGAATACAAGTAAAAAATGGATTGACGACGGCAGTTCGACGGGTACGATAAGACATGGTGAGAAAGTAAACGGAGTGTATGTATGGGATGAAAGTATTGAAAATCGGGTCATACTTGTTTCCTACTATCTTAAAAATAAACCGGCCTTTTATGGCAGTATGGAGTGGCCGTCAATTGGATCGGACATTGAGAACGGGAAAAACCCGGCACAGTTGAGGTGGGAATCGGGGAAACTGATAACAGGAATCGAAAAAAGGATATACAAAAGACCGGTGACAGTACCAGAAAAAGGAGGATGTTTACAAAAGGTTTTCGACCTCAGGGGAAGAATGATGGTACTGCCGGAAGCTGCTTTTATGTCAAGACCCGGTATTTCTTCAGGGATTTACATTTATACTGACAACAGCCGTAAAACTACACAGTTTCTACGGTAA
- the tssG gene encoding type VI secretion system baseplate subunit TssG, which produces MAGLIETLSQDARSFDFFRAVSLLEKDCISKGISDPLNSGMIRFLSDLSTVFPQSDITSIKEGKNSVFFTLAFMGLTGVSSPLPLYFSDYICRHTEDSEALIDFLSIFSHRTYCFFYQAWKKHNLLNIDRNQETVSFLDRIMSLAGIPERENTDLLPYGGLFISGKGTAEGLCALVSSFCGGIPTEIQEFLPNRVHVHDLRPLGSCCLGQDSLLGSSIVDFGSKFRITVGPLKGDIFKSFLSTPDIIEQIRVLADSFLTTPLEYDIEIKVRSQDLELCIIGKKQAALGKTSILGEPKPGIHSVVFQGRKS; this is translated from the coding sequence ATGGCCGGTTTAATTGAAACACTCTCACAAGACGCACGGAGCTTTGATTTTTTCAGGGCAGTTTCTCTGCTTGAAAAGGACTGTATCTCAAAGGGTATCTCTGATCCTTTGAACTCAGGCATGATCCGCTTTTTATCTGACCTGTCAACAGTTTTTCCCCAGAGTGACATAACCTCTATAAAAGAAGGAAAGAACTCTGTTTTTTTTACTCTCGCCTTCATGGGACTGACCGGTGTCTCCTCTCCGCTTCCACTCTATTTCTCCGACTATATATGCCGTCATACGGAGGATTCAGAAGCCCTGATTGACTTCCTCTCAATTTTCAGCCATAGAACTTATTGTTTTTTCTATCAGGCCTGGAAAAAGCACAATCTACTGAACATAGATAGAAACCAGGAAACGGTTTCTTTTCTTGACCGTATAATGTCTCTTGCAGGTATACCCGAAAGAGAGAACACAGACCTTCTGCCTTACGGTGGACTCTTCATCTCAGGAAAAGGAACAGCAGAAGGATTGTGTGCTCTTGTTTCCTCCTTCTGCGGTGGAATCCCGACAGAGATACAGGAGTTTTTGCCGAATCGTGTGCATGTTCACGATTTGCGTCCCCTTGGAAGCTGCTGTCTGGGGCAGGATTCTTTACTTGGCAGCAGTATCGTTGACTTCGGCAGCAAATTCCGAATAACTGTCGGTCCTCTGAAAGGCGATATTTTCAAGTCTTTTCTCTCCACTCCCGATATAATAGAGCAGATAAGGGTACTGGCAGATTCTTTTCTTACAACACCTCTTGAGTATGACATAGAAATTAAAGTAAGAAGTCAGGATCTGGAACTGTGTATTATCGGGAAAAAGCAGGCGGCACTTGGAAAAACCTCAATTCTGGGTGAACCCAAACCGGGTATTCACTCAGTAGTATTTCAGGGAAGGAAATCTTGA
- the tssF gene encoding type VI secretion system baseplate subunit TssF yields the protein MIQKYYEEELQYLYESGKEFARAHPEQARFLDIDAVGDRDPYVERLFEGFAFLAARIREKLDDSFPELTGGLIDLLWPQFLYEIPSLTIVQFKPRKGHLQETRILPRGANLLSKPVGPDSVPCHFMTIQEIAVNPVSIEKVIRGNDNSGRASLIFRFRLEPGVNWKNLKLDPVRIYLHAEHTTALSIHNFFLCHTEKIFLVLGNNRIPLPKPVCSGFSPTQSLLPEDPREFRSSRLLLEYFLYPEKFMFIDLCGIDTLSTADPQDQEFSVELRFDSDFPQERHFGLETFRLFCTPAVNLYQSDTEPVLKTGKKAEYLVKPDLRHRYSRIHSIISVTALNRRTGETYPYSRRFSPCGGDRVFSSAFRSNFSSGRDLYISTNCRSTLDELAEEALSVRAYCTDGELPRVELREDSINNPGRDLPDFVTFTNITRPTLPFLPPEEKNFLWTFLSQLSAGWSSFSSAEYLKNILSIHEWSQDESNLRKIKSISKINIKPAEQVFRGGLIRGVEYCIHIQESLFPFPQEIHLFGEVLAEFLSKYICINSFLLLSIELKPSGKCYKWNSLKGKKWPV from the coding sequence ATGATACAGAAATACTACGAAGAGGAACTTCAGTATCTCTATGAATCCGGAAAAGAATTTGCACGTGCGCATCCGGAACAGGCAAGATTTCTGGATATCGATGCTGTAGGAGACCGTGATCCCTATGTCGAGAGACTCTTCGAAGGATTCGCTTTTCTTGCCGCCCGAATAAGGGAAAAACTCGATGACTCCTTCCCTGAACTCACCGGGGGACTCATAGACCTTCTCTGGCCACAGTTTCTGTACGAAATTCCATCCCTCACAATCGTCCAGTTCAAACCTCGGAAAGGGCACCTTCAGGAAACTCGTATTCTTCCCAGAGGAGCAAACCTGCTCTCAAAACCTGTCGGCCCGGATTCGGTCCCCTGTCATTTTATGACAATCCAGGAAATCGCTGTTAATCCTGTGTCAATCGAAAAAGTAATCAGGGGAAACGATAACAGCGGCAGGGCATCTCTCATTTTCAGATTCAGACTTGAGCCGGGAGTCAACTGGAAAAACCTGAAACTTGACCCTGTAAGAATTTACCTCCATGCTGAACATACTACCGCTCTCTCCATTCACAATTTTTTTCTTTGTCACACTGAAAAAATTTTTCTTGTTTTGGGCAACAACAGAATCCCTCTTCCAAAGCCTGTATGTTCCGGATTTTCTCCCACGCAGTCACTTCTTCCAGAGGATCCGCGTGAATTCAGGAGCAGCCGTCTGCTGCTTGAATACTTCCTTTACCCTGAAAAATTCATGTTTATTGACCTATGCGGCATAGATACTTTGTCAACAGCAGATCCTCAGGATCAGGAATTTTCCGTCGAACTGCGTTTCGATAGTGATTTCCCTCAGGAAAGACACTTTGGCCTTGAAACATTCCGTCTATTCTGCACACCTGCGGTAAACCTTTATCAAAGCGACACCGAACCGGTGCTCAAAACCGGAAAAAAAGCCGAATACCTGGTAAAACCAGATCTCCGTCACAGGTATTCCCGCATACACAGTATCATCTCTGTCACGGCACTCAATCGCAGAACAGGGGAAACATACCCCTATTCACGCAGGTTTTCTCCATGCGGAGGAGACCGGGTTTTCAGTTCTGCTTTCAGAAGTAATTTCAGCTCAGGACGAGACCTTTACATCAGCACAAACTGCAGAAGCACACTGGATGAACTGGCTGAAGAGGCACTGTCTGTAAGGGCATACTGCACTGATGGGGAATTACCAAGAGTAGAACTGAGAGAGGACAGCATAAACAACCCAGGGCGAGATCTGCCCGATTTTGTAACATTTACAAATATCACCAGACCTACACTTCCCTTCCTCCCTCCGGAAGAAAAGAACTTTCTCTGGACATTTCTCTCACAGCTCTCTGCGGGCTGGTCCTCATTTTCCTCGGCAGAGTATCTTAAAAACATCCTTTCCATTCATGAGTGGTCACAGGATGAATCGAATCTCAGAAAAATAAAGTCTATATCAAAAATAAACATCAAACCGGCAGAGCAGGTTTTCAGAGGAGGTCTAATCAGAGGTGTAGAGTACTGTATCCATATACAGGAATCGCTTTTCCCCTTTCCCCAGGAGATACATCTTTTCGGAGAGGTCCTTGCAGAGTTTTTATCAAAATACATCTGTATTAACTCTTTCCTTCTGCTGTCAATTGAATTAAAACCTTCGGGAAAATGCTATAAATGGAATTCTCTAAAAGGTAAAAAATGGCCGGTTTAA
- the tssE gene encoding type VI secretion system baseplate subunit TssE, with protein sequence MQQGIFESLTGCFLDGTPLESIGYSERRVYSVMDHLSRMFNTRVGSISYLPDYGLPDISEVYRTLPDGLENLRDAIRRTVEKYEPRLVNVRVQYQEPESGRQRIVFIINGQIKGGGQVRFQTTFTGTGNSSVSPFRKKE encoded by the coding sequence ATGCAGCAAGGCATTTTTGAGAGCCTTACAGGCTGTTTTCTTGATGGAACTCCGCTGGAAAGCATCGGATACAGCGAACGACGTGTCTATTCAGTGATGGATCATCTCTCCAGGATGTTCAACACCAGGGTGGGAAGTATCTCTTACCTTCCGGATTACGGACTTCCTGATATCTCCGAGGTTTACCGTACCTTGCCTGATGGGCTGGAGAATCTCAGGGACGCAATAAGACGTACTGTCGAAAAATATGAACCCCGGCTGGTCAATGTAAGAGTTCAATATCAGGAGCCCGAATCTGGCAGGCAAAGGATTGTTTTCATCATAAACGGGCAGATAAAAGGTGGTGGCCAGGTGCGGTTCCAGACCACTTTCACCGGAACCGGAAACTCTTCGGTTTCACCCTTCAGAAAAAAGGAATAG
- a CDS encoding T9SS type A sorting domain-containing protein — translation MSVRCFLNLKSLTKGVLFCGAAAFVASSHGDVIKAKSLSQSEVQSAVNSASPGDTVVLPSGTQSWSGQLRIEKKNITIKGAGAGSTIINAGSKTIYLSGESASGLRITGIEFRSGNQVIYASGSGSPKQAVKNLRVDHCKFQGNYIVIETTGGATGVFDHNEFLNSYAARLYGSNDPNPRPPYPLGTSDALFFEDNIITANSSGNPPHWIASNSHSKYVVRHNQFNYSKSLWDIVDAHGACEVKGRGSATWEIYNNVFNICPTISRVIHLRGGQGVVFNNTFKGYNAGKAITITDYALCNGSCTQSCTKLPCPDLINHAYFWNNILEGKAINPVNNCSNYIKLDKDYFTYEMPGYKPYTYPHPLTKEPDNATGILRKESAPISAISLTARMSDGLAQISFSLKDEAPVKMAIYNANGVLVKELIDEVKTAGNHSISWDATNIPAGLYIVRATAGKLQESFTFMR, via the coding sequence GTGTCAGTACGTTGTTTCCTGAATTTAAAGTCTTTAACTAAAGGAGTTCTTTTTTGCGGTGCAGCGGCTTTTGTTGCCTCTTCTCACGGTGATGTGATCAAGGCAAAAAGCCTCTCTCAATCAGAAGTGCAGTCTGCTGTTAATTCGGCTTCTCCCGGTGACACAGTAGTATTACCGTCGGGAACCCAGTCCTGGTCAGGACAGTTGAGGATAGAGAAGAAGAATATCACTATCAAGGGAGCAGGAGCAGGTTCAACAATAATCAATGCCGGAAGCAAAACCATCTACCTCTCAGGTGAGAGTGCCTCCGGTCTCAGAATTACCGGGATCGAATTCCGTTCAGGCAACCAGGTGATTTACGCTTCAGGGAGCGGCTCACCCAAACAGGCAGTAAAGAATCTCCGGGTAGATCATTGCAAGTTCCAGGGGAACTATATTGTCATCGAGACTACAGGCGGGGCAACGGGAGTTTTCGATCACAATGAATTTCTCAATTCCTATGCTGCAAGACTATACGGAAGCAACGATCCCAATCCCAGACCTCCCTATCCGCTGGGGACATCGGATGCGCTTTTCTTTGAGGATAACATAATCACAGCTAACTCAAGCGGAAATCCGCCTCACTGGATCGCCTCAAACAGCCACTCAAAATACGTGGTACGTCATAACCAGTTTAACTACAGTAAATCACTGTGGGATATAGTTGACGCACACGGGGCATGTGAGGTAAAAGGCAGAGGTTCGGCTACCTGGGAGATCTATAACAACGTCTTCAATATCTGTCCCACAATCTCCCGGGTCATCCACCTCAGAGGCGGACAGGGTGTAGTGTTCAACAATACCTTCAAAGGTTATAATGCGGGCAAGGCGATCACCATAACCGATTACGCGCTTTGTAATGGTTCGTGTACTCAGAGCTGTACAAAGTTACCCTGTCCTGACCTGATCAATCATGCCTATTTCTGGAATAACATTCTGGAAGGTAAAGCCATTAATCCTGTAAACAATTGTTCGAACTATATCAAACTCGACAAAGACTATTTCACCTACGAGATGCCCGGATACAAGCCATACACTTATCCGCATCCTTTAACCAAAGAACCGGATAACGCCACTGGTATTTTGAGAAAAGAGAGTGCACCAATTTCAGCGATTTCACTTACGGCACGTATGTCTGACGGGTTAGCGCAGATCTCTTTCTCCCTTAAAGATGAAGCACCTGTAAAGATGGCGATCTATAATGCCAATGGTGTTCTTGTAAAGGAGCTGATCGATGAGGTAAAGACTGCCGGAAACCACTCGATAAGCTGGGATGCAACAAACATACCGGCTGGACTTTACATAGTAAGGGCTACTGCAGGAAAGCTGCAGGAAAGCTTTACATTCATGAGGTAA
- a CDS encoding toxin-antitoxin system YwqK family antitoxin produces the protein MRWITAAVLCAFLASCSNLKLVEQDTPEGQERFTTKRGSIRHGTYTIWYPNGAKKMEVEYRNGKKNGLETLWDAFGAKLRETTYVNGNKSGKEIFWNHRGVLEKEILYRADKQEGLETTFYNNGKKAKEELYKNGLKDGLEIGYDESGRKIYEAFYRAGKKHGKEIFYDYSAGEQPRVTTINWENGEVVK, from the coding sequence ATGAGATGGATCACAGCCGCGGTTTTATGCGCATTTTTAGCCAGTTGCAGCAATCTTAAGCTCGTTGAGCAGGACACTCCTGAAGGTCAGGAAAGATTTACAACAAAAAGGGGCTCCATCCGGCATGGAACTTACACAATCTGGTATCCTAACGGAGCCAAAAAGATGGAAGTAGAGTACAGGAACGGAAAAAAGAACGGATTGGAGACTCTTTGGGATGCTTTCGGGGCTAAACTGAGAGAAACCACCTATGTAAACGGGAATAAAAGCGGTAAAGAGATTTTCTGGAATCACAGAGGAGTTCTTGAGAAAGAGATCCTTTATCGTGCCGACAAACAGGAAGGGCTTGAGACCACTTTCTACAATAACGGAAAGAAAGCCAAGGAAGAGCTTTACAAAAACGGGCTTAAAGACGGCCTGGAAATAGGTTATGATGAGAGCGGACGGAAAATCTACGAGGCATTTTACCGCGCCGGAAAAAAGCATGGCAAGGAAATCTTCTACGACTACTCTGCAGGTGAGCAGCCACGTGTTACTACGATCAATTGGGAAAATGGTGAAGTGGTAAAATAA
- a CDS encoding YggS family pyridoxal phosphate-dependent enzyme — MDEQLKERLASVRERIDRAARKSGRDAEAVRLIAVTKTCPAQVLQELIELGIRDLGENRVNEIEQKAPMLKGDYTLHMIGHLQTNKVSRVLPYIDWIQSVDRERLISRIEFLHKGPPLKALVEVNTSGEESKTGCKPQDCRKICERVVQSASLKFCGLMTIGPLHGGEKEVRGAFSMLRELGEEVKDLAGEIELSMGMSGDFEWAIEEGSTMVRIGTLLLGERR, encoded by the coding sequence ATGGATGAACAACTTAAGGAACGTCTGGCAAGTGTCCGGGAACGGATTGACAGGGCTGCCCGGAAATCGGGAAGAGATGCTGAAGCTGTAAGGCTGATAGCTGTTACAAAGACCTGTCCGGCACAGGTGCTTCAGGAGCTGATAGAACTGGGAATCAGGGATCTTGGTGAAAACAGGGTCAATGAAATTGAACAGAAAGCTCCGATGCTTAAGGGTGATTATACCCTTCATATGATTGGCCATCTCCAGACAAACAAAGTATCCCGTGTGCTGCCATATATAGATTGGATTCAATCGGTCGATAGGGAGAGGTTAATCTCCAGGATCGAGTTTCTGCACAAAGGTCCTCCCCTGAAAGCCCTGGTGGAAGTGAATACATCCGGTGAGGAGTCCAAAACCGGATGCAAACCTCAGGACTGCAGGAAAATCTGTGAGAGAGTGGTGCAAAGCGCTTCCCTGAAATTCTGTGGCCTTATGACGATAGGGCCTCTCCATGGCGGGGAGAAGGAGGTCCGGGGGGCTTTTTCGATGCTGCGGGAACTCGGTGAGGAAGTAAAGGATCTTGCAGGGGAGATAGAATTGTCCATGGGGATGAGCGGAGATTTTGAATGGGCAATTGAGGAGGGATCAACGATGGTGCGTATTGGCACTCTTCTTCTGGGTGAGCGTCGCTGA